Proteins from a genomic interval of Amycolatopsis sp. cg13:
- a CDS encoding LysR family transcriptional regulator, giving the protein MELRQLEHFLVLADELHFTRAAARVHLVQSSLSSSIAALEREVGAELFTRSRRKVELTEAGRALLPSARRAVAAAEEGKDAVAAVRGVLRGRVRVGAIQAMGGVPLPGLLARFHARHPAVHLHLRHDSVPRLIRDVVDGELDLAFVDRPFDTRHVEHRALAAQSLVLAVKATDPLAERDRVALAELSDRDFIEYRADSALRTRIDAACDHIGLSRRGICEVDSVHDLLDVVGEGIGIALVPPETVRHHPGVRTLATDPPIEREVVAVHAATRPPTPAAAAFLALLPRR; this is encoded by the coding sequence ATGGAGTTGCGCCAGCTCGAACACTTCCTCGTGCTCGCCGACGAACTGCATTTCACCCGCGCCGCGGCCCGCGTGCACCTGGTGCAGTCGAGCCTGTCCAGTTCGATCGCCGCGCTGGAACGCGAAGTCGGCGCAGAACTGTTCACCCGCTCCCGGCGCAAGGTGGAGCTGACCGAGGCCGGCCGCGCCCTGCTGCCGTCCGCGCGCCGAGCGGTTGCTGCGGCGGAAGAAGGCAAGGACGCGGTCGCCGCCGTCCGCGGGGTGCTGCGCGGCCGGGTGCGGGTCGGCGCCATCCAAGCGATGGGCGGCGTTCCGTTGCCCGGTCTGCTGGCCCGCTTCCACGCCCGCCACCCGGCAGTGCACCTCCACCTGCGCCACGATTCCGTGCCCCGGCTGATCCGCGACGTCGTGGACGGCGAACTCGACCTCGCCTTCGTGGACCGCCCCTTCGACACCCGGCACGTCGAGCACCGCGCGCTCGCCGCCCAATCGCTGGTGCTGGCGGTGAAGGCCACCGATCCGCTCGCTGAACGCGATCGCGTCGCCCTCGCGGAACTGTCCGATCGCGACTTCATCGAATACCGCGCGGATTCGGCTCTGCGCACCCGGATCGACGCCGCTTGCGACCACATCGGACTGTCCCGGCGCGGCATCTGCGAGGTCGACTCCGTCCACGACCTCCTGGACGTCGTCGGCGAAGGAATCGGCATCGCGCTCGTTCCGCCGGAAACGGTGCGGCACCATCCCGGAGTCCGCACTCTGGCGACGGACCCGCCGATCGAACGCGAGGTGGTCGCGGTCCACGCGGCCACCCGGCCGCCGACTCCCGCCGCGGCGGCGTTCCTCGCGCTGCTTCCTCGCCGGTGA
- a CDS encoding DHA2 family efflux MFS transporter permease subunit has translation MKRWRGNPWAVLVTLSLGFFLTLLDLTAVNVAIPSMIETMGASLDEVLWVINVYILVLAALLIAFGRLGDVFGPRAMFVAGTAVFTAASVLCALSRDPAQLIAARAAQGLGAAALAPQTMTIIIGTFPPARRGTALGVWGAVAGVATIAGPTLGGLLVSSAGWRWIFVVNVPIGLLVLVLAVLLVPDLRHGARRRVDVPGVVFAAAALASLTFALTEGQRYEWNATIWSLLGAGVLLLAVFLVQQRNRQRNDPLLPFVLFRDRGFAVMSFVSATVQVGMIGLFLPVMIYLQSVLRFSAVEAGLVMAPAMVVSAVLSPVAGRLADRLGGKYVLMTGLALFAAGMAWLAVAADVGRAWWEFQPALLVVGVGIGGLFGPMVTVAMYRVEPAMAGAASGVLNSIRQIGTVIGSAAVGAVLQNRLAVSLQEEAAARAAALPETVRDRFTAAFEHAARSGTDIGTGQSGAAVPLPPGTPAAVVHDVQQAAASVFGQGVVDAMRPTLALPVAVIAIGAVSCLLIRSRRFDQVREPADLGTSAAG, from the coding sequence ATGAAGCGTTGGCGCGGCAATCCGTGGGCGGTCCTGGTGACGCTCAGCCTGGGATTTTTCCTGACCCTGCTGGATTTGACGGCGGTCAACGTCGCGATCCCCAGCATGATCGAAACCATGGGCGCCTCGCTGGACGAGGTCTTGTGGGTGATCAACGTTTACATCCTCGTCCTCGCCGCGCTGCTGATCGCCTTCGGCAGGCTGGGGGACGTGTTCGGGCCGCGCGCCATGTTCGTCGCGGGCACCGCGGTGTTCACGGCGGCATCCGTCCTGTGCGCGCTGTCGCGGGATCCGGCGCAGCTCATCGCGGCCCGGGCAGCGCAGGGGCTCGGGGCCGCCGCGCTGGCGCCGCAGACGATGACGATCATCATCGGCACGTTCCCGCCTGCCCGCCGCGGCACGGCGCTCGGCGTGTGGGGAGCGGTGGCCGGGGTGGCCACGATCGCGGGGCCGACTTTGGGCGGGCTGCTGGTCAGTTCGGCCGGGTGGCGGTGGATCTTCGTCGTCAACGTCCCGATCGGCCTGCTCGTGCTCGTGCTGGCCGTGCTGCTGGTGCCGGACCTGCGGCACGGCGCTCGCCGTCGGGTGGACGTTCCCGGCGTCGTGTTCGCCGCGGCCGCGCTCGCGTCCCTGACGTTCGCGCTCACCGAGGGGCAGCGGTACGAGTGGAACGCGACGATTTGGTCCCTGCTGGGCGCGGGCGTGCTGCTGCTGGCGGTATTCCTTGTGCAGCAACGGAACCGGCAGCGAAACGATCCGCTGCTGCCGTTCGTGCTGTTCCGCGACCGCGGTTTCGCGGTGATGAGTTTCGTGTCCGCGACCGTCCAAGTGGGAATGATCGGCCTGTTCCTGCCGGTGATGATCTACCTGCAGTCGGTGCTGCGCTTCAGCGCGGTCGAGGCCGGGCTGGTGATGGCTCCGGCGATGGTGGTCTCGGCGGTGCTGTCCCCGGTCGCGGGCAGGCTGGCCGACCGGCTCGGCGGCAAGTACGTCCTGATGACCGGCCTGGCGCTGTTCGCGGCCGGAATGGCGTGGCTGGCAGTCGCGGCCGACGTCGGGCGTGCGTGGTGGGAGTTCCAGCCCGCGCTGCTCGTCGTCGGGGTGGGCATCGGCGGACTGTTCGGCCCGATGGTCACGGTCGCGATGTACCGCGTCGAGCCCGCGATGGCCGGAGCCGCTTCCGGCGTGCTGAACTCGATCCGGCAGATCGGCACGGTCATCGGCAGCGCGGCGGTCGGCGCGGTGCTGCAGAATCGGCTCGCCGTGTCTCTCCAAGAGGAGGCGGCCGCGCGTGCCGCCGCTCTTCCGGAGACCGTCCGCGACCGGTTCACCGCGGCGTTCGAGCACGCGGCCCGGAGCGGGACGGACATCGGCACCGGGCAGTCCGGCGCCGCGGTCCCGCTGCCGCCCGGGACGCCGGCCGCGGTGGTCCACGACGTTCAGCAGGCCGCCGCCTCGGTGTTCGGACAGGGGGTGGTCGACGCGATGCGGCCGACTCTCGCGCTGCCGGTCGCGGTGATCGCGATCGGCGCCGTCTCGTGTCTTTTGATCCGAAGCCGCAGGTTCGATCAGGTGCGGGAACCAGCCGATCTTGGCACGTCCGCGGCCGGATGA
- a CDS encoding MFS transporter, with protein sequence MKVQQAVGFWGVAFAFGVTMAGTTLPTPLYPLLQREFGFGELASTLLYAVYAGGVIAALVLFGRASDVLGRRRVLLAGAACAALSAAAFLSGAGIAALLAGRVLSGFSAGLVTGTATAALGELHPRGNQAHAGLVATVANMLGLGCGPLLSGVLAAVAPAPLQLSFLVHLALLAPAAGVVWRTREPRPAEAGARFRIVRPVLPAEVRPVFLPAATAMFAAFAVFGLVAAVEPSMLVRLLDVHSPVAPGLVVFAMFAASAGGQIVSRRVPAARALPIGCAVVLAGVAGLAAAIGLESAAVLAAATIVIGAGQGVAFRGAVAAVGSRTPDDQRAGTMSSFFLVVYLGISVPVVLAGAASAQWGLRASALAFAGVVAVLLVVALLATGSRARSAA encoded by the coding sequence ATGAAAGTTCAGCAGGCAGTGGGTTTCTGGGGCGTGGCGTTCGCCTTCGGCGTGACAATGGCGGGCACGACGTTGCCGACGCCGCTGTATCCGTTGCTACAACGGGAGTTCGGGTTCGGCGAGCTCGCGAGCACGCTGCTTTACGCCGTCTACGCGGGCGGGGTGATCGCGGCGCTGGTGCTGTTCGGCCGTGCCTCGGACGTGCTCGGCCGACGGCGGGTGCTGCTCGCCGGAGCGGCCTGCGCCGCGTTGTCGGCAGCCGCTTTCCTGAGCGGAGCCGGGATCGCCGCGCTGCTGGCCGGTCGCGTGCTCTCCGGGTTCTCGGCCGGCCTGGTCACCGGCACGGCGACCGCGGCGCTCGGCGAACTGCACCCGCGCGGGAACCAGGCACACGCCGGGCTGGTCGCGACCGTCGCCAACATGCTCGGCCTCGGGTGCGGGCCGCTGCTCAGCGGGGTGCTGGCCGCGGTCGCGCCCGCGCCGCTGCAGCTGTCTTTTCTCGTGCACCTCGCGCTGCTGGCGCCCGCCGCGGGCGTCGTGTGGCGAACGCGCGAACCACGACCCGCCGAGGCCGGGGCCCGGTTCCGGATCGTGCGGCCGGTGCTGCCCGCCGAGGTCCGGCCGGTGTTCCTGCCCGCGGCCACCGCGATGTTCGCCGCGTTCGCGGTGTTCGGTCTCGTCGCCGCCGTCGAGCCCTCGATGCTGGTGCGGCTGCTGGACGTGCACAGCCCGGTGGCGCCGGGACTGGTCGTGTTCGCGATGTTCGCCGCGTCGGCCGGCGGCCAGATCGTCTCCCGGCGCGTCCCCGCCGCCCGCGCGTTGCCGATCGGCTGCGCGGTGGTGCTGGCCGGGGTCGCCGGGCTGGCCGCCGCGATCGGCCTGGAATCCGCGGCCGTGCTGGCGGCCGCGACGATCGTGATCGGCGCCGGGCAGGGAGTGGCGTTCCGCGGCGCGGTGGCCGCGGTCGGCTCGCGCACCCCCGATGACCAGCGAGCCGGGACGATGTCCAGCTTCTTCCTGGTGGTCTACCTCGGCATCTCGGTCCCGGTGGTGCTGGCCGGCGCCGCGTCCGCCCAGTGGGGCCTGCGTGCTTCCGCGCTGGCCTTCGCCGGGGTCGTCGCCGTCCTTCTCGTCGTTGCGCTGCTCGCGACAGGTTCCCGCGCCCGCAGTGCGGCTTGA
- a CDS encoding TIM barrel protein, with amino-acid sequence MSREPRTGIATVCLSGTLDDKLSAAAAAGFDGVEIFEPDLVASPMPPGEVRLRCADLGLSIDLYQPFRDLDSTDPDRFAANLRRAERKFDLMEELGTDTILVCSSVADDAVADLDRLAEQLHALGERAGARGLRIAYEALAWGKEVSTYDRSWEAVRRADHPALGLCLDSFHILSRGSDPAAIADIPGDKLFFLQLADAPHLSMDVLQWSRHHRLFPGQGAFDLPGFLAPVLAAGYTGPLSLEVFNDVFRQADPDRAAIDAHRSLLALAEATNPVAQPAPEVRGPAFVELSADDSLAPVLSALGFARTGIHRTKPVERWEQGTARILVNRSGGPAAVAALAVESADPAAAARRAVRLDATRLPRDRGPAEADLAAVTAPDGTALFFCRTGNDDDWTGDFVPTGETADGIGITGIDHIGLAQPFDHFDEAALFYRTVLGLEPAATGEFAAPFGLVRSRAVADPHRRIRLALTVSLLRRGEWAPGVSEPQYIALAVDDILAAAQAARAAGAPMLAIPDNYYADLDARLDLPADRLAAYRDLGVLHERTPEGDYLQACTEVLGGRVFLALVQRLGDHDGYGWTDAPVRMAAHRRRRIARAHVPA; translated from the coding sequence GTGTCGCGTGAACCCCGCACCGGAATCGCCACCGTCTGCCTCTCCGGGACGCTCGACGACAAGCTTTCCGCCGCCGCGGCAGCCGGATTCGACGGCGTCGAGATCTTCGAGCCCGACCTCGTCGCCTCCCCCATGCCGCCCGGCGAAGTACGGCTGCGCTGCGCGGACCTCGGCTTGTCGATCGACCTCTACCAGCCCTTCCGCGACCTGGACTCGACCGACCCGGACCGGTTCGCGGCGAACCTGCGCCGCGCGGAACGCAAGTTCGACCTCATGGAAGAACTCGGCACCGACACCATCCTGGTCTGCTCCTCCGTGGCCGACGACGCGGTCGCCGACCTCGACCGCCTCGCCGAGCAACTGCACGCACTCGGCGAACGAGCCGGCGCGCGCGGGCTGCGAATCGCTTACGAGGCACTGGCTTGGGGCAAGGAAGTGTCCACTTACGACCGTTCCTGGGAGGCCGTGCGCCGCGCTGATCATCCGGCGCTGGGCCTGTGCCTGGACAGCTTCCACATCCTCTCGCGCGGCTCGGATCCCGCCGCCATCGCCGACATCCCCGGCGACAAGCTGTTCTTCCTCCAACTCGCCGACGCGCCGCACCTGTCGATGGACGTCCTGCAGTGGAGCCGCCACCACCGGCTCTTCCCCGGGCAAGGCGCGTTCGACCTGCCCGGCTTCCTCGCTCCTGTGCTCGCCGCCGGATACACCGGACCGCTGTCGCTCGAAGTGTTCAACGACGTCTTCCGCCAAGCCGATCCCGACCGTGCCGCGATCGACGCGCACCGGTCCCTGCTCGCGCTCGCCGAAGCCACGAACCCCGTTGCGCAACCCGCACCAGAAGTCCGCGGACCGGCCTTCGTCGAACTCTCCGCCGACGACTCGCTGGCCCCCGTCCTGTCCGCGCTCGGCTTCGCGCGCACCGGAATCCACCGCACCAAACCCGTGGAACGCTGGGAACAAGGCACCGCGCGGATCCTCGTCAACCGCTCCGGCGGCCCAGCAGCCGTCGCCGCCCTCGCCGTCGAATCCGCCGACCCCGCTGCCGCCGCCCGCCGCGCCGTCCGGCTCGACGCGACCCGCCTGCCGCGAGACCGAGGCCCCGCCGAAGCGGACCTCGCCGCCGTCACCGCGCCGGACGGAACAGCGTTGTTCTTCTGCCGCACCGGAAACGACGACGACTGGACCGGAGATTTCGTGCCCACCGGCGAAACCGCCGACGGCATCGGGATCACCGGCATCGACCACATCGGACTGGCGCAGCCCTTCGACCACTTCGACGAAGCCGCCCTCTTCTACCGCACCGTGCTTGGCCTGGAACCCGCCGCGACCGGCGAGTTCGCCGCGCCTTTCGGCCTGGTCCGCAGCCGAGCCGTCGCCGACCCGCACCGCCGGATCCGGCTCGCACTCACGGTTTCCCTGCTGCGGCGCGGCGAATGGGCGCCCGGGGTGTCCGAACCGCAGTACATCGCCCTCGCCGTCGACGACATCCTCGCCGCGGCCCAAGCCGCCCGCGCCGCCGGTGCACCAATGTTGGCCATCCCGGACAACTACTACGCCGACCTCGACGCCCGCCTGGACCTGCCCGCGGACCGGCTCGCCGCCTACCGGGACCTCGGCGTGCTGCACGAACGCACCCCGGAAGGCGACTACCTGCAAGCCTGCACCGAAGTCCTCGGCGGCCGGGTGTTCCTCGCACTGGTCCAACGCCTCGGCGACCACGACGGCTACGGCTGGACCGATGCTCCGGTCCGCATGGCCGCACACCGCCGCCGCCGGATCGCCCGGGCGCACGTACCAGCCTGA
- a CDS encoding hydrolase, whose protein sequence is MTLWICDRCGIEQPGSPEPPHCVLDRGEVGIEERGDLGPHSGSWRTHEQLAAEPHEVRQRDHGRGVHSLRREPVVGIGQWSFVVWTARGNVLWDPPTSIEPDTLAAVRALGEVVAVATSHPHMFAAQVSWSHAFGRIPVLVNAAGREWLGRTGPVLEFWTEHAEPVPGVELIQVGGHMLGSAVLRTPDGSLLSGDSISGGLAPNWVSFQRNFPKHIPLSAAVVRRIVDRLDGWSYDRLYTLGGDTIDADAKAVVQRSADAHIRWVSGEFDHLT, encoded by the coding sequence ATGACACTATGGATCTGCGACCGCTGCGGCATCGAACAGCCCGGCTCCCCGGAACCCCCGCATTGTGTGCTGGACCGCGGCGAAGTCGGCATCGAGGAGCGCGGGGATTTGGGCCCGCATTCCGGGAGTTGGCGCACTCACGAACAGCTTGCCGCCGAACCGCATGAGGTGCGGCAGCGGGATCACGGTCGCGGGGTGCACAGCCTGCGGCGGGAACCGGTGGTGGGCATCGGGCAGTGGTCGTTCGTCGTGTGGACCGCGCGGGGGAATGTGCTGTGGGATCCGCCGACCTCCATTGAGCCGGACACACTCGCCGCGGTTCGGGCGCTCGGCGAGGTTGTCGCGGTGGCGACCAGCCATCCGCACATGTTCGCTGCCCAGGTCAGCTGGAGCCACGCGTTCGGGCGGATTCCGGTGCTGGTCAACGCCGCGGGCCGGGAATGGCTGGGCCGCACCGGCCCGGTGCTCGAGTTCTGGACGGAGCACGCCGAGCCGGTGCCCGGGGTCGAGTTGATCCAGGTCGGCGGCCACATGCTGGGCAGCGCCGTGCTGCGCACCCCGGACGGCTCGCTCTTGTCCGGCGACTCGATCAGCGGCGGCCTGGCTCCGAACTGGGTGTCGTTCCAGCGCAATTTCCCGAAGCACATCCCGCTGTCCGCCGCGGTGGTCCGGCGGATCGTGGACCGGCTCGACGGCTGGTCCTACGACCGGTTGTACACGCTCGGCGGCGACACCATCGACGCGGACGCCAAAGCCGTCGTGCAGCGCTCCGCCGACGCGCACATCCGTTGGGTCAGCGGCGAATTCGACCACCTGACCTGA
- a CDS encoding SAM-dependent methyltransferase, whose amino-acid sequence MGTGADRTAVGPMVIVAADQHEARPLIDDPWASRLLPAAGRFAVALTRCRPVRRALIAAAEKKIPGLWASMLCRKRYVDDALREALDDGGIEAVVILGAGFDTRACRLPALARIPVYEVDLPANIDRKRAALTKALGRVPDNVKLVPVDFETQNLADALARHGYSARRTFFVWEAVTQYLTEDGVRRTFDFLATAPAGSRLVFTYVRKDFLEGTTLYGADAAYSDFVLKQRLWRFGLTPGRVEAFLAEYGWSEREQAGPEEFTDRYLRPAGRNLPVSEIERSVLAEAR is encoded by the coding sequence ATGGGAACCGGAGCCGACCGGACCGCGGTCGGGCCGATGGTTATCGTCGCCGCCGACCAGCACGAAGCCCGGCCGCTGATCGACGACCCGTGGGCCAGCCGCCTCCTGCCCGCCGCCGGGCGGTTCGCCGTCGCGCTGACGAGATGCCGGCCGGTCCGGCGAGCGTTGATCGCCGCTGCGGAGAAGAAGATCCCCGGCCTGTGGGCGAGCATGCTGTGCCGCAAACGCTATGTCGACGACGCCCTCCGCGAGGCTCTCGACGACGGCGGGATCGAGGCGGTGGTCATCCTCGGCGCGGGCTTCGACACGCGCGCCTGCCGCCTGCCCGCCCTCGCGAGGATCCCGGTCTACGAGGTCGACCTGCCCGCCAACATCGACCGCAAACGTGCCGCGCTCACGAAGGCGCTCGGCCGCGTCCCCGACAACGTGAAGCTGGTGCCGGTCGACTTCGAAACCCAGAACCTCGCCGACGCCCTCGCCCGGCACGGCTACTCCGCCCGGCGGACTTTCTTTGTCTGGGAAGCGGTCACCCAGTACCTCACCGAGGACGGCGTCCGCCGCACGTTCGACTTCCTCGCCACCGCACCCGCGGGCAGCCGCCTGGTTTTCACCTACGTCCGCAAGGATTTCCTCGAAGGCACCACGCTTTACGGCGCCGACGCCGCGTACTCCGACTTCGTTCTCAAGCAGCGGCTTTGGCGCTTCGGCCTGACGCCCGGCCGCGTCGAAGCCTTCCTCGCCGAATACGGCTGGAGCGAACGAGAACAAGCCGGGCCCGAGGAATTCACCGACCGGTACCTGCGTCCCGCCGGACGAAACCTGCCGGTGTCGGAGATCGAACGCTCGGTGCTGGCCGAAGCGCGGTAA